The proteins below come from a single Chitinophaga pinensis DSM 2588 genomic window:
- a CDS encoding M1 family aminopeptidase, producing the protein MYPRFLLLVCLLLNALPIFSQDRFIIISGIITDATTHQPIPSANIRLKHSSTGTISNNLGTFTFKIPEHPVADSVLISCIGYRSVTRLFTTTDQQVEIGLTPAVISLPEVAIHLKSGLEILQKAIAAIPQNYDTTDTRMTAFYREDIHFDNDTLNYNESVLEVFKTFRRDKEHRDQIRIIKGRKIPSPPNNDPQFYGWIGNITNTAYSSLREDIIKYNNVKNSILAPQNFRYYNYTLAETIAEDDRQLLVIRITPKKNTRKGIIKGTIYIDEATLAMVRFEMETTPAGNDYINKHGKGGLRYTIMSKVVGGTLDFTGIKMTISYQAFQGKYYLQTVLRHWDVVINSRKRNLSDVPWTGDFNFLVTGIDKDSVQQFQTGVSSHQNSMNNLIGSNYDAAFWENYNILQPELPDSVKGAPPVVKVVRKVPNRQNGFTRADTLRGQLSPLRSCYDVTFYDLDVDVDLERHFLKGNNKIRYKVQQAFDRMQIDLYANMQIERILYKGQPLPYTREYDAVFVQFPERQTPGNTGEITIYYEGTPQVPDKSIPMNGGVLWDKDEKGNPWAQVVCQGSGASLWWPCKDHLSDEPDSMHISITVPNGYTEISNGRLLQKVPVGNTKTRFEWSVTYPINNYNATFCIGKYAHYTDLYVGADSLTIDYYVMPYNLEAGKRLFAKVKQMLACYEENFGPYAFRRDGFTLLESPYPMEHQSGVCIGKINRNQVPEMPALVWHEAAHEWWGNAISCKDMADMWMHEAFATYAESLVVEDLFDKQLASTYLNDQKEGVGNREPIIGVYDVNHIFYDINDMYTKGSLMLHTFRNVLHNDTLWFDLLRGIQQHFRYQTLSSDNLISYINQFTKHDYSAFFNQYLKYTHLPRLEYSLQEQGNNLLLRYRWEADVPDFSMPVKVTTAREQLRFIHPTCSWKTLTLKNMKAGDFEVDEEHFLIDVIELDGGRTSFVE; encoded by the coding sequence ATGTATCCACGATTCCTACTCCTTGTCTGTTTACTCCTGAATGCTCTGCCGATCTTCAGCCAGGACCGGTTTATTATCATCAGCGGTATCATTACAGACGCGACCACACATCAACCTATTCCGTCCGCCAACATCCGGCTGAAGCATAGCAGCACAGGTACCATCAGCAATAACCTGGGTACCTTTACTTTCAAGATACCCGAACACCCGGTAGCAGATAGTGTACTGATCTCCTGTATCGGTTACCGCTCCGTGACCAGACTATTCACCACCACTGACCAACAGGTAGAGATCGGACTCACACCTGCTGTCATCTCCTTGCCGGAAGTGGCGATCCATTTGAAAAGCGGACTGGAGATACTGCAAAAGGCGATTGCTGCAATTCCTCAAAACTATGATACTACCGATACCCGGATGACAGCTTTTTACCGGGAGGATATTCACTTTGATAATGATACCCTTAACTATAACGAATCCGTATTAGAGGTCTTCAAGACTTTTCGCAGAGATAAAGAACACCGCGACCAGATAAGGATTATCAAAGGCCGGAAAATACCTTCTCCTCCTAATAATGATCCGCAATTCTATGGATGGATCGGTAATATTACGAATACGGCCTATAGCTCGCTGAGAGAAGATATCATCAAATACAACAATGTCAAAAACAGTATCCTGGCGCCGCAAAATTTTCGCTATTACAATTACACCCTGGCAGAAACGATCGCAGAGGATGATCGTCAGTTGCTGGTTATCCGGATCACGCCTAAGAAAAACACCAGAAAAGGGATTATAAAGGGGACTATTTATATCGACGAGGCAACGCTGGCAATGGTCAGATTTGAAATGGAAACGACCCCTGCGGGGAACGATTATATCAACAAACATGGGAAAGGTGGTCTCCGGTATACAATCATGTCCAAAGTAGTCGGTGGTACCCTGGATTTTACGGGCATTAAAATGACGATCAGTTATCAGGCTTTCCAGGGCAAGTATTACCTGCAGACTGTATTACGGCATTGGGATGTGGTCATTAACAGCCGGAAAAGAAATCTCAGCGATGTTCCATGGACCGGGGATTTCAATTTCCTGGTCACCGGTATCGACAAGGATAGTGTACAGCAGTTTCAGACAGGTGTCAGCAGTCATCAGAATTCTATGAATAACCTCATTGGCAGCAATTACGATGCGGCCTTCTGGGAGAACTATAATATCCTGCAGCCGGAATTACCTGACTCTGTGAAAGGGGCTCCTCCCGTTGTGAAAGTAGTCAGGAAAGTCCCAAATCGTCAGAATGGTTTTACCAGGGCAGATACCCTCCGCGGACAGCTCTCTCCGCTCCGCTCCTGTTACGATGTGACCTTTTACGATCTTGATGTGGATGTTGATCTGGAGCGGCATTTTCTGAAAGGAAATAACAAGATCAGGTATAAGGTGCAGCAAGCCTTTGACAGGATGCAGATAGATCTGTATGCGAACATGCAGATTGAACGGATCCTGTATAAAGGTCAGCCTTTGCCATACACGCGGGAATATGATGCGGTCTTTGTGCAATTTCCCGAAAGACAGACTCCTGGCAATACCGGCGAAATCACCATTTACTACGAAGGCACGCCCCAGGTACCGGATAAAAGTATACCCATGAATGGCGGCGTATTATGGGATAAGGACGAAAAAGGGAATCCCTGGGCGCAGGTAGTATGCCAGGGCTCTGGTGCTAGTCTGTGGTGGCCCTGTAAAGATCATTTGTCAGACGAACCGGACAGTATGCATATCTCGATCACGGTACCCAATGGCTATACTGAAATCTCCAATGGACGATTACTGCAAAAAGTTCCTGTCGGCAATACAAAGACCCGCTTTGAATGGTCGGTAACTTATCCGATCAACAATTACAACGCTACGTTCTGTATCGGGAAGTATGCGCACTATACTGACCTGTATGTGGGCGCTGACAGTCTCACCATCGACTACTACGTGATGCCCTATAATCTTGAGGCAGGAAAGCGGCTTTTCGCCAAAGTAAAACAGATGCTGGCCTGTTATGAGGAAAACTTTGGTCCTTATGCCTTCCGGCGGGATGGATTTACGCTGCTGGAAAGCCCCTACCCTATGGAACACCAGAGTGGTGTCTGTATCGGGAAGATCAACCGGAACCAGGTGCCGGAAATGCCGGCTTTGGTATGGCATGAAGCTGCCCATGAATGGTGGGGAAACGCGATCAGTTGTAAGGATATGGCAGATATGTGGATGCATGAGGCATTTGCTACTTATGCGGAATCTTTGGTGGTAGAGGACTTATTTGATAAACAGCTGGCATCTACTTATCTGAATGACCAGAAAGAGGGTGTTGGCAATAGGGAGCCGATCATCGGGGTGTATGACGTGAACCACATTTTCTATGACATCAATGACATGTATACCAAAGGTAGCCTGATGCTGCATACTTTCCGGAATGTACTGCACAATGACACTCTCTGGTTTGATCTGCTCAGAGGTATCCAGCAGCATTTCCGGTACCAGACGCTTTCTTCGGATAACCTGATCAGCTACATCAACCAGTTTACAAAACATGATTACAGTGCTTTTTTCAACCAATACCTGAAGTACACACATCTGCCCCGGCTGGAATACAGTCTGCAGGAACAGGGAAATAACCTGCTGCTCAGATACCGTTGGGAGGCAGATGTACCTGATTTTAGTATGCCTGTGAAAGTGACAACCGCCAGGGAACAGCTGAGGTTTATCCACCCTACCTGCTCCTGGAAAACGCTGACGCTGAAAAATATGAAAGCAGGAGATTTTGAAGTGGATGAGGAGCATTTTCTCATAGATGTCATTGAGCTGGATGGAGGCCGGACCTCGTTCGTTGAATAA
- a CDS encoding helix-turn-helix domain-containing protein, giving the protein MSFSGIFSTLMLLGALQGFIMSGLLFFSKKRPARDRLLAILILLIALACLNLHIFESSWINELPLLQFLLNFVPLVVVMPLGPLLYFYVKSSLDPAFRVNTTHRPHFYSTIIDIVPQLIAVTYVGGVMGGILKNHPQPWGIAIDTYNVYADIPRWFSMTIYVYLSYRYISSAQVNNEKHLRWIRQFLKVFLVFQLIWFVYLVPYVIPKYTDKLLDMVDWYPVYIPLVILIYYLGIKGYMMTAEEETTAKKSATPPAPIPDTVIGEAVPLLMKAMEQDQLYLNPELNLALVAQHTGLPTKTISAVLNQHLQKSFNEFVNEYRVAAFKQKIAESRQEQYTIMSLALESGFNSLPTFQRAFRNNTGMSPREYMNNQNKMA; this is encoded by the coding sequence ATGAGCTTCTCCGGAATATTCAGTACCCTGATGCTGCTTGGCGCCCTGCAAGGCTTCATTATGAGCGGACTGTTGTTCTTTTCCAAAAAACGTCCGGCGAGAGACCGGCTGCTCGCTATATTGATCCTGCTCATCGCACTGGCCTGCCTGAACCTGCATATTTTCGAGTCCAGCTGGATCAATGAACTACCCTTACTGCAATTCCTGTTGAATTTTGTACCACTCGTGGTGGTCATGCCGTTAGGTCCATTACTTTATTTCTATGTAAAATCAAGTCTGGACCCGGCCTTCCGGGTAAACACAACACACAGACCTCATTTCTACTCAACTATCATTGATATCGTCCCCCAGCTGATCGCTGTAACTTATGTCGGCGGCGTAATGGGTGGCATATTGAAGAATCATCCGCAGCCCTGGGGAATCGCGATCGATACCTACAATGTGTATGCAGATATCCCCCGATGGTTTTCTATGACCATCTACGTCTATCTCTCCTACCGGTATATCTCAAGTGCACAGGTCAACAATGAAAAACACCTTCGCTGGATAAGACAATTCCTGAAAGTCTTCCTGGTCTTTCAGCTGATCTGGTTTGTTTACCTGGTGCCTTACGTCATCCCAAAGTATACAGACAAATTGCTGGATATGGTGGATTGGTACCCGGTATACATTCCCCTGGTGATCCTGATCTATTATCTCGGGATCAAGGGATATATGATGACGGCAGAAGAAGAAACAACGGCTAAAAAATCGGCTACCCCTCCCGCACCTATTCCGGATACAGTTATCGGTGAAGCAGTGCCTTTGCTGATGAAAGCCATGGAACAGGATCAACTGTACCTGAATCCGGAACTGAACCTTGCGCTGGTAGCACAACATACCGGATTGCCTACTAAAACTATCTCCGCAGTGCTAAACCAGCACCTCCAAAAGAGCTTTAATGAGTTTGTAAATGAATACCGGGTTGCCGCCTTTAAACAGAAAATTGCGGAATCCCGGCAGGAGCAATATACCATCATGAGCCTTGCCCTCGAATCAGGGTTTAACTCCCTCCCCACCTTTCAACGTGCCTTCCGGAACAATACCGGTATGTCGCCCAGGGAATACATGAACAATCAGAACAAAATGGCCTGA
- a CDS encoding winged helix-turn-helix transcriptional regulator, with protein MTKEDWKKYSEADSECAVRNVLDRLGDKWSMLVIIVLGVEGTLRFNKLHSFIGDISQKMLTVTLKSLEADGLITRTVFPEIPPRVEYALTERGASLLPHMEALAEWAATHMEGIYASREKYVRS; from the coding sequence ATGACAAAAGAAGATTGGAAAAAATATTCGGAAGCAGATAGCGAATGCGCTGTCAGGAACGTCCTGGACCGCCTGGGTGACAAATGGTCAATGTTAGTGATCATTGTGCTGGGAGTAGAAGGCACATTGCGGTTTAACAAACTGCATAGTTTTATAGGGGATATCTCACAGAAAATGCTGACCGTTACCCTCAAATCATTGGAAGCTGACGGACTGATCACCAGAACGGTTTTTCCGGAGATACCGCCACGGGTAGAGTATGCACTCACAGAAAGAGGCGCAAGCCTGTTACCACATATGGAAGCACTGGCCGAATGGGCCGCCACACATATGGAAGGGATCTACGCATCCCGGGAAAAATATGTACGATCGTAA
- a CDS encoding SDR family oxidoreductase has product MGKILVTGVTGHLGRAVLDKLLVKVPASNVKVLVRDAAKAEAFKPLGVEIAIGSYDDKASLVAAFQDTDKLYFVSGNDVANRGPQHENVVNAAIAAKVGHVVYTSVQRKSESATSSLAFIASTHLLVENLLKASGLQYTIMEHGLYAEVIPMFVGDRVLETGIIFQPAGAGKTAYALREDMAEAGVAVLTGEGHENRNYVITGSKAISYTDIAAAISAATGKQVTYVSPTVEAFKEELTKVGVPEMYIGLFAGFSTAVKEGEFEEVSGDLEKLIGRKSGSVEAYLKETYGK; this is encoded by the coding sequence ATGGGTAAAATACTAGTGACAGGCGTAACAGGACATCTTGGTCGTGCCGTATTAGATAAACTGCTGGTAAAAGTGCCGGCATCAAATGTGAAAGTCCTGGTTCGCGATGCGGCCAAAGCGGAGGCATTCAAACCACTGGGCGTAGAGATCGCCATAGGCAGTTATGACGACAAAGCATCCCTGGTGGCTGCTTTTCAGGATACAGACAAACTGTATTTCGTATCCGGCAATGACGTGGCGAATCGCGGTCCGCAGCATGAAAACGTAGTCAATGCTGCTATTGCTGCCAAAGTAGGCCATGTAGTCTACACCAGCGTACAGCGTAAGAGCGAATCCGCGACTTCTTCGCTGGCATTTATAGCATCAACTCACCTGTTGGTAGAAAACCTGCTGAAAGCTTCCGGTCTGCAATATACCATTATGGAGCATGGCTTATATGCTGAGGTGATTCCGATGTTTGTAGGAGACAGAGTACTGGAAACTGGCATTATCTTCCAGCCTGCAGGAGCCGGCAAAACGGCTTACGCATTACGCGAAGATATGGCAGAAGCCGGCGTAGCCGTACTGACAGGAGAGGGGCATGAAAACCGTAATTATGTGATCACGGGTTCAAAAGCAATCTCTTATACAGACATCGCAGCAGCCATTAGTGCAGCTACCGGCAAACAGGTGACTTATGTATCTCCAACTGTGGAAGCATTTAAAGAGGAACTGACCAAAGTAGGTGTGCCGGAGATGTATATTGGTTTGTTTGCAGGCTTCAGTACAGCTGTTAAAGAGGGCGAATTTGAAGAAGTGAGCGGTGATCTGGAAAAACTGATCGGTCGTAAGAGCGGCAGTGTAGAGGCGTATCTGAAAGAGACATACGGCAAATAG
- a CDS encoding DNA cytosine methyltransferase, producing the protein MEKIKVLDLYCGYGGLSMGFEFTKAFEVVGGIDFYDWAVKTFYYNHPQLNKLKVINKPCDMTNLETSEVLKDIGGKPDIIVGGPPCQGFSFAGKRLDEYMHDKRNEQVFHFLRFIKEIKPKAFLMENVAGIRVTGQQKKGQLIDYLIEEYEKMGYATSWQVVNSADYRVPQNRKRFMLVGVLKGKKFIFPEAPIQDNNLFGGEERLTVYDALSDLPSPNHEEPQLHTIQPLTPLQKFLRNETDTIANHLVTVHGEEMIERLKKQENGTRLYPNWNHSWYKLDPKRPSPAVKENHRAPFVHFREPRATSPRECARLQTVPDSYVFLGTKTAQLIMIGNAVPAILSAHVATEIARQIFKVEPKTPWDKQNNPLTKNWLPEATKENLVSNCAI; encoded by the coding sequence ATGGAAAAAATAAAAGTATTAGATCTTTATTGTGGATACGGCGGACTTAGTATGGGATTTGAGTTCACCAAGGCATTCGAAGTAGTAGGTGGCATCGATTTTTATGATTGGGCTGTAAAGACCTTTTATTATAATCATCCTCAGCTAAATAAGTTGAAAGTTATCAACAAGCCTTGCGATATGACCAATCTTGAAACAAGCGAGGTGTTAAAAGATATAGGCGGTAAACCAGATATTATTGTGGGAGGTCCACCATGTCAGGGATTTAGTTTTGCAGGAAAGCGTCTCGATGAGTATATGCATGACAAACGAAATGAGCAGGTGTTTCACTTTTTGAGATTTATTAAAGAAATAAAACCTAAAGCATTTTTAATGGAAAATGTGGCTGGCATCAGGGTAACAGGCCAACAAAAAAAAGGTCAGCTAATTGATTATTTAATTGAAGAATATGAAAAAATGGGATATGCAACTAGTTGGCAGGTTGTAAATTCTGCTGATTATCGTGTGCCTCAAAATAGAAAACGCTTCATGTTAGTTGGCGTGCTTAAAGGTAAAAAGTTCATTTTCCCAGAGGCCCCTATACAAGACAATAATCTTTTTGGAGGAGAAGAAAGGCTCACTGTTTATGATGCTTTATCAGATCTCCCTTCGCCTAATCACGAAGAACCACAACTTCATACAATACAGCCGCTCACACCATTGCAGAAATTTTTGCGTAATGAAACGGATACTATTGCGAATCATTTAGTGACAGTACATGGTGAAGAAATGATAGAGCGACTTAAAAAGCAGGAAAACGGAACAAGATTGTATCCTAATTGGAATCATTCCTGGTATAAACTTGATCCAAAACGCCCATCTCCGGCAGTTAAAGAAAATCACCGTGCACCATTTGTTCATTTTCGGGAACCAAGGGCAACTTCCCCCAGAGAGTGTGCGAGGCTCCAAACTGTCCCAGATAGTTATGTATTTTTGGGTACCAAAACAGCACAATTAATTATGATCGGTAATGCTGTACCAGCCATACTTTCCGCACATGTGGCTACAGAGATAGCTAGGCAAATATTTAAAGTTGAGCCTAAAACTCCCTGGGATAAACAAAATAATCCGTTAACAAAAAACTGGCTTCCAGAAGCAACAAAAGAGAATTTAGTTAGTAACTGTGCTATCTAG
- a CDS encoding helix-turn-helix domain-containing protein has product MKTKQANLLKLGLKIKLLRQALGMSQEELALEAGLDRTYVGGIERGERNVAILNLIKLAKSLNTTPSTLLENIT; this is encoded by the coding sequence TTGAAAACAAAGCAAGCAAACTTATTAAAACTTGGATTAAAAATTAAACTCCTTCGTCAAGCGCTTGGAATGTCCCAGGAGGAATTAGCTCTGGAAGCGGGACTCGATAGAACATATGTTGGAGGAATTGAACGAGGTGAAAGAAACGTAGCAATTTTAAACCTCATTAAATTAGCCAAGTCTTTAAATACAACACCATCAACCCTTCTAGAGAATATCACATGA
- a CDS encoding HNH endonuclease has product MTDKDKQWLEALLLTLPKRPRTVLSVLLEKGQVSTYELGLMGYDQPPRAAQDLKEAGVKLATTAGKHPNTGARMVIYSLADDQSSSVALGGRIAFPKAFRQSIEKRDNFKCVLCNTQYSPRYLQIDHKIPYIVGGDEQVLNINEFQLLCGSHQRMKSWECEHCPNRDAKSEEICSTCYWASPGNYTHVATQYIKVVSLKFDSEKEMLMLDNLKVSAEQNNMPLEQYIKYLIAKLIKS; this is encoded by the coding sequence ATGACTGACAAAGATAAACAATGGCTGGAGGCATTACTACTCACCTTACCCAAACGTCCTAGAACTGTTTTAAGTGTTTTACTTGAAAAAGGACAAGTAAGCACTTATGAGCTTGGACTTATGGGTTACGATCAGCCACCACGTGCTGCTCAGGATCTGAAAGAAGCAGGAGTTAAGCTGGCGACTACAGCTGGTAAGCACCCTAATACAGGTGCAAGAATGGTTATCTATTCTCTAGCAGATGATCAAAGCAGTTCAGTGGCTTTAGGAGGACGAATTGCTTTCCCTAAAGCATTTCGACAATCCATTGAAAAAAGGGATAATTTCAAATGCGTTCTTTGCAACACGCAGTATTCTCCTCGATATTTACAAATCGATCACAAGATTCCCTATATAGTAGGCGGAGACGAACAAGTGCTGAATATTAATGAGTTTCAATTGTTATGTGGTTCTCACCAAAGAATGAAAAGTTGGGAATGTGAACATTGTCCTAATAGAGACGCTAAATCAGAAGAAATTTGTTCAACCTGCTATTGGGCCTCTCCCGGCAACTATACTCACGTTGCAACCCAATATATAAAGGTTGTTTCCTTAAAGTTTGATTCGGAAAAGGAGATGTTAATGCTTGACAATTTGAAAGTTTCAGCTGAACAAAACAATATGCCTCTTGAACAATATATCAAATACCTGATAGCTAAGCTTATCAAAAGCTAA